In Microbacterium sp. 1.5R, the following are encoded in one genomic region:
- a CDS encoding YegS/Rv2252/BmrU family lipid kinase codes for MAEHIAVLSNPFAGKGRGARETEVAVAHLRSRGADVRAYTGESAASSRLLATRALDARPGVLVVVGGDGTLSGILDVVCAAGVPVVLVPAGTGNDLARALGLPRRDAVAAAELALTGIPRTIDVGEVRAADRVDLFLTIAALGFDAKVSDRTNRLRWPRGVLRYYLALVVELVRLRPMDFTVSLDGAEPVHLPGTLVAVGNTPSYGGGMPLCVGAAADDGMLDIVHVAPLTRLRLLRLFPLLLRGVHLARPEVTRRQARTVTVSAPGLVVYADGERIAEDECMIGIRRSALAVLVPSGAGGTP; via the coding sequence GTGGCTGAGCACATCGCGGTGCTGTCGAACCCGTTCGCAGGAAAAGGTCGTGGCGCCCGAGAGACCGAGGTCGCCGTGGCGCACCTGCGATCCCGAGGAGCGGACGTGCGGGCGTACACGGGAGAGTCGGCAGCATCGAGTCGGCTCCTGGCGACTCGGGCGCTCGACGCGCGCCCGGGGGTGCTCGTCGTGGTGGGCGGAGACGGCACGCTGTCCGGCATCCTCGACGTGGTCTGCGCTGCGGGGGTTCCGGTGGTCCTGGTGCCTGCGGGCACGGGCAACGACCTCGCTCGAGCCCTGGGCCTGCCGCGTCGCGACGCGGTCGCTGCGGCCGAGCTCGCTCTGACGGGTATCCCGCGCACGATCGATGTCGGCGAAGTCCGCGCCGCCGACCGCGTCGATCTGTTCCTGACGATCGCCGCCCTCGGGTTCGATGCGAAGGTGAGCGATCGGACCAATCGGCTGCGCTGGCCGCGCGGCGTGCTGCGCTACTACCTGGCGCTGGTCGTGGAGCTCGTGCGACTGCGGCCGATGGATTTCACCGTCTCCCTCGATGGCGCGGAGCCGGTTCACCTGCCGGGAACGCTCGTCGCCGTGGGCAATACGCCGAGCTACGGAGGTGGCATGCCTCTCTGCGTGGGCGCCGCCGCGGACGACGGGATGCTGGACATCGTGCACGTCGCGCCGCTGACCCGGCTCCGCCTGCTGCGGCTGTTCCCGCTCCTGCTGCGCGGAGTGCATCTCGCTCGACCGGAGGTGACGCGGCGCCAGGCTCGTACCGTGACAGTGAGCGCGCCTGGACTCGTCGTCTACGCCGACGGAGAGCGCATCGCCGAAGATGAGTGCATGATCGGAATCCGGCGCTCCGCGCTGGCCGTCCTCGTCCCCTCAGGTGCCGGAGGGACACCGTGA
- a CDS encoding FAD-binding oxidoreductase, giving the protein MGSENGRVAVTTEMRWNGWGDPARASDLPRAVRMMLPLLLGRVHRPATPVELAEVALAPSSLQEDDLEGLAAVVGAEHIDTSSETRIRHAGGRSTPDLLRRRRPQQTSPDAVVLPGTHDEVAAVLRACVDRRIAVIPFGGGTSVVGALDPERGTHRAVVSLDLRRLSGLIHFDEASGEAILAAGTTGPDAEALLAARGFELGHYPQSFRYATIGGFAAARSSGQNSAGHGRFDSMVTGLRVATPTGDIELGRSPGSSAGPDLVRVFLGSEGIFGVITEVRVRVHPVPRDRLFEAWTFADFTQGVDGLRRVTQHGGGPTVLRLSDEAETAVSLAQVGRIGRALAKGASLVTVYEGDDIAERRGRTSAILAAAGGISSGEGAAEGWLSGRFDGPYLRDSLLDAGVFCETLETATTWSNLLHLRAAVTSALRAGFEDAGARSYVMCHVSHVYPTGASLYFTVIANLRSEPLDTWTQIKRRVNDALLAAGGTISHHHAVGRDHAAWLEQEIGDTGVRILAAIKRELDPTWILNPGAVISSDRSRGRG; this is encoded by the coding sequence ATGGGCTCAGAGAACGGCAGGGTTGCCGTGACGACGGAGATGCGATGGAACGGCTGGGGCGATCCCGCCAGGGCGTCGGATCTGCCGCGCGCCGTCCGGATGATGCTGCCGTTGCTGCTCGGTCGCGTGCACAGGCCCGCGACGCCCGTGGAACTCGCCGAGGTGGCGCTCGCGCCGTCGTCGCTCCAGGAGGACGATCTCGAGGGACTGGCCGCCGTCGTCGGCGCAGAGCACATCGACACCTCGAGCGAGACGCGCATCCGCCATGCCGGGGGACGTTCGACGCCGGACCTTCTCCGGCGCCGTAGACCTCAGCAGACTTCCCCTGACGCGGTGGTGCTGCCGGGAACCCACGATGAGGTCGCGGCGGTGCTCCGGGCGTGCGTCGACCGGAGGATAGCCGTGATCCCGTTCGGCGGTGGGACGAGCGTGGTGGGCGCTCTCGATCCCGAACGCGGCACGCACCGCGCTGTCGTCAGCCTGGATCTGCGCCGGCTCTCGGGCCTCATCCACTTCGACGAGGCGAGCGGCGAAGCGATTCTCGCCGCCGGAACGACGGGGCCGGATGCTGAGGCTCTGCTCGCGGCCAGGGGGTTCGAACTCGGTCACTACCCCCAGAGCTTCCGGTACGCCACGATCGGAGGGTTCGCCGCTGCACGCTCGTCAGGTCAGAACTCGGCAGGGCATGGGCGATTCGACTCCATGGTCACCGGGCTGAGAGTCGCGACGCCGACCGGCGACATCGAGCTCGGACGGTCGCCGGGATCTTCAGCCGGGCCCGATCTCGTCCGCGTCTTCCTGGGGTCGGAGGGCATCTTCGGCGTCATCACCGAAGTGAGAGTGCGCGTTCATCCGGTACCGCGTGACCGCCTCTTCGAAGCCTGGACCTTCGCGGACTTCACGCAGGGCGTCGATGGACTGCGCCGCGTGACGCAGCACGGTGGCGGCCCGACAGTGCTGCGTCTGTCGGATGAAGCCGAGACGGCGGTCAGCCTCGCCCAGGTCGGTCGGATCGGGCGGGCCCTCGCGAAGGGCGCGAGCCTCGTCACCGTCTATGAGGGAGACGACATCGCCGAGCGTCGGGGGCGCACATCGGCGATCCTGGCGGCGGCCGGTGGGATCTCGTCGGGTGAGGGCGCCGCAGAGGGGTGGCTCTCCGGGCGCTTCGACGGTCCGTATCTGCGCGACTCGCTGCTGGATGCAGGAGTGTTCTGCGAGACGCTCGAGACGGCGACCACCTGGTCGAACCTGCTGCACCTCAGAGCGGCGGTCACGTCGGCTCTTCGCGCAGGATTCGAGGATGCCGGCGCCCGGTCGTACGTGATGTGCCACGTCTCGCACGTCTATCCCACCGGAGCCTCGCTGTATTTCACGGTGATCGCGAACCTCCGATCCGAACCGCTCGACACCTGGACGCAGATCAAGCGACGGGTGAACGATGCGCTGCTCGCGGCGGGCGGTACCATCAGCCATCACCATGCGGTCGGTCGTGATCATGCCGCCTGGCTGGAGCAGGAGATCGGAGACACGGGGGTGCGAATCCTCGCGGCCATCAAGCGGGAGCTCGATCCGACGTGGATCCTCAACCCGGGAGCGGTCATCTCGTCGGATCGGTCGCGCGGACGTGGCTGA
- a CDS encoding TetR/AcrR family transcriptional regulator produces MEERQLVLDAMSDRAPEWDATQSRILDAADALIGRRGVNGVTIAELARRAGHSRPTIYRSWNDADDVVRSALLRRVAVILAQFPTHATSRHGLVDDVLRFSTLFRADDVYGRLLADEPEAFTRYTLQRVGSSQRLILRWLATAIGAAQQGGSVRHGDPDEIAVMLLLIAQSAVLSHGTVSELLSEESWERELRAALDGLLRP; encoded by the coding sequence ATGGAAGAACGTCAACTGGTGCTCGACGCGATGTCCGACCGCGCTCCGGAGTGGGATGCCACGCAGTCGCGCATCCTCGACGCCGCCGATGCGCTGATCGGTCGACGAGGCGTGAATGGCGTCACGATCGCAGAGCTAGCTCGGCGCGCGGGGCACAGCCGGCCGACGATCTACCGCAGCTGGAACGACGCCGACGATGTCGTCCGCTCAGCGCTCCTGCGCAGAGTCGCGGTGATCCTCGCGCAGTTCCCCACGCACGCGACCAGCCGACACGGACTCGTCGACGATGTTCTCCGCTTCTCCACCCTCTTCCGTGCCGACGACGTGTACGGACGGCTTCTCGCCGATGAACCGGAGGCGTTCACCCGCTACACGCTGCAGCGTGTGGGTTCGAGCCAGAGACTCATCCTGAGGTGGCTGGCGACCGCGATCGGTGCGGCGCAGCAGGGAGGATCGGTGAGGCACGGCGATCCCGACGAGATTGCCGTCATGCTGCTGCTCATCGCGCAGTCGGCAGTGCTTTCGCACGGAACGGTGTCGGAGCTCCTCTCTGAGGAGTCTTGGGAACGCGAGCTGCGAGCAGCCCTCGACGGGCTCCTGCGGCCATGA
- a CDS encoding glycerol-3-phosphate dehydrogenase/oxidase has product MTAHSPDLNVARRAAELSLAAEQTVDLLVIGGGITGVGVALDAASRGLSVTLLEGEDLAFGTSRFSSKLVHGGLRYLATGDVATAKESAFERHLLMTRIAPHLIRSLPQLLPFTTGLTARQRAAGAVGMALGDLLRMRAGTPRRFLPPPRLVSARTAQRLFPALAGAGLRGGMLSYDGQLIDDARLVVTVARTAASLGARVLTRVRALELRVDGATAEDVLTGERLDMRARSVVNATGVWAGSLDESITVRPSRGTHIVLDAADLGDPSSALTIPHEGSISRFVFALPQQHGRVIVGLTDEDAPGPVPRVPEPTEGEIEFLLANLNRVLTVPITRTQVRGSFAGLRPLVDTGAASTADISRRHLVRVSERGFVNVLGGKLTTYRRMAEDAVDLAVASAGLDAGASRTVSLRLTDSAMRAEDSGGRGHISPATIDFAVRAEGAMTADDVLDRRTRLGLVDDDRERQRAFVESEVAEILATFS; this is encoded by the coding sequence ATGACCGCGCACTCCCCCGACCTCAACGTCGCGCGTCGGGCCGCAGAGCTCTCCCTGGCGGCGGAGCAGACCGTCGACCTTCTGGTGATCGGCGGAGGCATCACGGGGGTCGGTGTCGCACTCGACGCCGCCTCGCGGGGTCTGAGCGTCACTCTTCTCGAAGGCGAGGATCTCGCGTTCGGCACCAGCCGATTCAGCTCGAAACTGGTGCACGGTGGACTCCGTTATCTCGCCACCGGCGATGTGGCCACGGCGAAGGAGAGCGCATTCGAGCGTCACCTGCTGATGACCAGGATCGCGCCGCACCTCATTCGCTCTCTCCCGCAGCTGCTGCCCTTCACGACAGGGCTGACGGCCCGCCAGCGCGCAGCCGGCGCGGTCGGGATGGCCCTGGGTGATCTGCTGCGGATGCGAGCGGGCACGCCGCGCCGGTTCCTCCCCCCGCCGCGTCTCGTCTCGGCGCGAACGGCACAGCGGCTCTTCCCGGCGCTCGCCGGAGCTGGGCTGCGCGGAGGGATGCTCTCCTACGACGGGCAGCTGATCGACGACGCCCGCCTGGTCGTGACCGTCGCCAGGACAGCCGCCAGTCTGGGCGCCCGCGTCCTCACCCGCGTCCGAGCGCTCGAGCTGCGCGTCGACGGCGCGACCGCCGAAGACGTGCTGACGGGCGAGCGTCTGGACATGCGCGCCCGATCCGTCGTCAATGCCACCGGCGTCTGGGCCGGAAGCCTCGACGAGTCGATCACCGTGCGGCCCAGCCGCGGAACGCACATCGTGCTGGATGCCGCGGATCTCGGCGACCCGTCCTCGGCACTGACCATTCCGCATGAGGGGTCGATCAGCCGCTTCGTGTTCGCGCTGCCGCAGCAGCACGGCCGCGTGATCGTCGGACTCACGGACGAAGATGCGCCGGGCCCTGTTCCGCGGGTCCCCGAGCCGACCGAGGGCGAGATCGAGTTCCTGCTCGCGAACCTCAACCGAGTACTGACCGTCCCGATCACGCGCACGCAGGTCAGGGGATCGTTCGCGGGCCTGCGGCCGCTCGTCGACACCGGTGCGGCGTCGACGGCGGACATCTCCCGTCGGCATCTGGTCCGCGTCTCCGAGCGCGGCTTCGTCAACGTCCTCGGAGGCAAGCTGACCACCTACCGGCGGATGGCGGAGGATGCGGTCGACCTCGCCGTGGCATCGGCGGGGCTCGACGCCGGCGCGAGCCGCACGGTATCCCTCCGCCTCACCGACTCCGCGATGAGGGCCGAGGACAGCGGGGGCCGGGGGCACATCTCCCCAGCGACCATCGACTTCGCCGTCCGCGCGGAGGGCGCGATGACCGCCGACGACGTCCTCGATCGCCGCACCCGGCTCGGCCTCGTCGACGACGACCGGGAGCGGCAGAGGGCGTTCGTCGAATCCGAGGTCGCCGAGATCCTCGCCACGTTCTCCTGA
- a CDS encoding SPFH domain-containing protein → MDMLLSMLGGKGMSGLFKTGTAILTILLVVPALLKIFIVTVDEGWAAIRTRNGKPIIRNRPQRRPTSRGGAVGEVVVLDPGSHGAFPLFYWYRLIDVRCRATDLPAREMTGASGHQHRVHASFEWRPIPTGRDLRVFELDVVNVKERASNIVGAALRDVIRGLEGAELPHNDEINTRVIAASADEVRRACGVELVRVMVTGDALTDGYLLSAALRDTDRGAQAVAALHALN, encoded by the coding sequence ATGGACATGCTCCTCTCGATGTTGGGCGGCAAGGGAATGTCGGGGCTCTTCAAGACCGGCACGGCGATCCTCACGATCCTGCTGGTCGTGCCGGCGCTGCTGAAGATCTTCATCGTCACGGTCGATGAGGGGTGGGCTGCGATCCGCACCCGGAACGGCAAGCCGATCATCCGGAACCGCCCGCAACGGCGCCCCACCTCACGTGGCGGAGCGGTCGGCGAAGTCGTGGTCCTCGATCCGGGGTCGCATGGCGCGTTCCCCCTGTTCTACTGGTATCGACTGATCGATGTGCGCTGCAGGGCGACGGATCTGCCCGCGCGCGAGATGACCGGGGCGAGCGGCCATCAGCACCGGGTGCACGCGTCGTTCGAGTGGCGACCGATCCCGACCGGACGAGATCTCCGAGTGTTCGAACTCGACGTCGTGAACGTCAAAGAACGGGCCTCGAACATCGTGGGCGCCGCACTGCGCGACGTCATCCGCGGCCTCGAGGGCGCGGAGCTGCCCCACAACGACGAGATCAACACCCGCGTGATCGCGGCCAGCGCCGACGAGGTGCGTCGGGCGTGCGGCGTCGAGCTGGTACGCGTCATGGTCACCGGTGACGCGCTCACCGACGGCTATCTGCTCTCGGCCGCGCTCCGGGACACCGATCGCGGGGCGCAGGCGGTCGCCGCACTCCACGCTCTCAACTGA
- the dxs gene encoding 1-deoxy-D-xylulose-5-phosphate synthase, which produces MPILPSISGPRDLDSLSEDQLIELAGEIREFLVENVSRTGGHLGPNLGVVELTIALHRVFSSPDDPFIFDTGHQSYVHKLLTGRQDFSSLRVRGGLAGYPQRGESPHDVVESSHASSSLSWADGVSRALTATGRADRHVVAVVGDGALTGGMTWEALNNISDDNDRNLVIVVNDNGRSYAPTIGGMSRFLNRVRTAAAYKELHHKSDRLFRAFGPVGRAVFRGVRGGTHGFLSRFTNNEALYSNLDIKYLGPVDGHDLPALLETLELAKSYGAPVIVHTITEKGRGYQPARDDEADQFHAVGRIDPATGETLSSSGTGWSDVFSESLVAIGERRSDVIAMTAAMLRPTGLAPFAERFPDRVYDVGIAEQHAVASAAGLAFGGLHPVVAVYATFMGRAFDQVLMDVALHRAGVTFVLDRAGVTGPDGPSHHGMWDLAMLQIVPHIRIAAPRDGARLQEALDEAVLVDDAPTVIRFPKGDVAADLPAIERLHDGVDVLARGESEDVLLIGIGPFAALAMDVAERLRAQGIGATVIDPRWAIPVQPSIVSMAARHRLVITIEDGIRVGGIGTRVRQVLREAGIDTAVDELGLPDEFIDHASRDQILADAGLTASKIAQDVVSQVLGTRIPVARDAGTSGTVDLPLHERR; this is translated from the coding sequence ATGCCCATTCTTCCGAGCATCTCAGGACCCCGTGACCTCGACTCCCTGTCAGAGGATCAGCTGATCGAACTCGCCGGTGAGATCCGCGAGTTCCTCGTCGAGAACGTGTCGCGCACCGGCGGGCATCTCGGCCCCAACCTCGGTGTCGTCGAGCTCACGATCGCTCTGCACCGCGTCTTCTCGTCGCCCGACGACCCCTTCATCTTCGACACGGGGCACCAGTCCTACGTGCACAAGCTCCTCACCGGTCGCCAGGACTTCTCGTCTCTGCGAGTGCGCGGTGGACTCGCCGGGTATCCCCAGCGCGGCGAGAGCCCTCACGACGTGGTCGAGTCCTCGCACGCGTCGAGCTCGCTCAGCTGGGCCGACGGTGTGTCGCGCGCGCTGACCGCCACGGGGCGAGCCGACCGTCACGTCGTGGCCGTCGTCGGCGACGGAGCACTCACGGGCGGCATGACGTGGGAGGCGCTCAACAACATCTCCGACGACAACGATCGCAACCTCGTGATCGTCGTGAATGACAACGGTCGTTCCTACGCGCCGACCATCGGCGGCATGTCCCGGTTCCTCAATCGGGTGCGCACCGCGGCTGCGTACAAGGAGCTGCACCACAAGTCGGACCGACTCTTCCGTGCGTTCGGTCCGGTCGGCCGCGCGGTGTTCCGCGGGGTGCGCGGCGGCACCCACGGCTTCCTCTCGCGGTTCACGAACAACGAGGCGCTGTACTCGAACCTCGACATCAAGTACCTCGGCCCGGTCGACGGGCACGATCTCCCCGCCCTGCTCGAGACGCTCGAGCTGGCCAAATCCTACGGTGCGCCGGTGATCGTGCACACGATCACCGAGAAGGGCCGCGGCTACCAGCCTGCTCGCGACGATGAGGCCGACCAGTTCCATGCGGTCGGACGTATCGACCCCGCGACCGGCGAGACACTCTCTTCCAGCGGAACGGGCTGGTCCGACGTGTTCTCCGAGTCGCTCGTCGCCATCGGAGAGCGTCGAAGCGATGTCATCGCGATGACCGCAGCGATGCTGCGACCGACCGGTCTCGCGCCGTTCGCCGAGCGCTTCCCCGATCGCGTGTACGACGTGGGCATCGCCGAGCAGCACGCCGTCGCGTCGGCCGCAGGTCTCGCCTTCGGAGGTCTGCACCCCGTCGTCGCGGTCTACGCCACCTTCATGGGGCGCGCCTTCGACCAGGTGCTCATGGACGTCGCTCTGCATCGGGCGGGCGTGACCTTCGTGCTCGACCGCGCCGGCGTCACCGGCCCGGACGGTCCCAGCCACCACGGCATGTGGGATCTCGCGATGCTGCAGATCGTCCCGCACATCCGCATCGCCGCGCCGCGTGACGGAGCCCGGTTGCAGGAGGCCCTCGATGAGGCGGTGCTCGTCGACGATGCGCCGACCGTCATCCGCTTCCCGAAGGGCGACGTCGCGGCGGATCTTCCGGCGATCGAGCGGCTGCACGACGGCGTCGATGTGCTCGCCCGCGGCGAGTCCGAGGATGTCCTGCTCATCGGCATCGGCCCGTTCGCCGCGCTCGCGATGGACGTCGCAGAGCGTCTGCGCGCTCAGGGCATCGGCGCCACGGTGATCGATCCGCGCTGGGCCATCCCGGTGCAGCCCTCGATCGTGAGCATGGCAGCTCGTCATCGTCTGGTCATCACCATCGAAGACGGCATCCGCGTCGGCGGCATCGGCACGCGTGTCCGGCAGGTGCTTCGCGAGGCGGGCATCGACACCGCCGTCGACGAGCTGGGGCTTCCTGACGAGTTCATCGATCACGCGTCGAGGGACCAGATCCTCGCCGACGCCGGTCTCACCGCATCGAAGATCGCGCAGGACGTCGTGTCGCAGGTGCTCGGGACTCGGATCCCCGTCGCTCGGGATGCGGGCACGAGCGGGACGGTCGATCTGCCGCTGCACGAACGCCGCTGA